TCAGCAGGAGCGGCTGTGGGCATGGCCAAGGACTTGGCAGTACAAAGCCTGGTTGGTCCATCAGACATAGCAGTTTTTACAGCCATGTGTATGTGCTGGTCAGGATATCTTTCAACCCACATAGCAATGATGGACGCCCTTGATACCAAGGAGATGACAGGCTATGCCATATTTGCCCACACCATAGGGGGCCTAGTAGCAGGCCTTGCCTCCAATTTGATTTGCATTTTTGTTTTTTGATTTTATTTAAAATCAGGATTTTGCCTATGAAATTTTAGAAAATTTAAATTGCAAGCCCTTATCTCGACTAAGTGAGCCAACAAGCCCGCCCGGAGCACCTTGCAGCGAAGTGAGAGAAATGAGCGAATGGAGAGATCTTTCGAGATTTCTCCGCTCGCTTTGCTCGGTCGAAAAAAGGGCTTGATCACTAGGTTCGGTTGAAATCAGGAGCTTTTTCCAAGGATTTTATATTTTTTAGTATAATCTTAGGGCTTTTTATAAAAGAAGAAATAAAAAAAACCAGGAGCTTTTCTCCTGGTTTTTTGGTGATTATATGCATAATCCTAACATCTTTAGTCATAAACATAATACTCTTTAATTTAGCTTTGTCACTCCCTAGCCAAGGTCTTGATTAGGTCCAAAGCATCTTTTAGGGTCATTTTTTCATTTTCTGCTAATTTTTTGGCTGATTCGTATTCTGGATAGGTAAAAACCTCATCCTTGAAGCTCACTTGCTTTGCATAGTAGTCTTTATTTTTGTAGGTGATTTTTTTCATAGTCCTAGGCAGGGTCGTCCTTTCTAGGTCAAATTTTCTAAGTCCAATAGAAGTTGTCTCTCTAAAGATTATATCCTCGATTTTTTCTTCATCTTCTGCCTTGTAGATGACAGAAAGTTTGTAGGCTGGGCGGTTTTTTTTCATAAAAATCGGTGTGAAATAAGTATCGAGAGCCACAGCCATCAGTTTTTCCATGGCAAAACCCAAAATCTCGCCAGTCGCATCGTCTATATTGGTTTCAAGGAGTTTTACAGTTTTTTTTTATCTTTTTCTATCTCCATAACTCTGAGGATGTTGGTAGATTTTTCAAAGTCCTTGTTGCCAGCTCCGAGGCCTATATTTTTTATCCTAAACTTATCTATAGTCTCTTTGTAATAATATTTGACTATGGCAGCCCCAGTTGGGGTAATGTGCTCGCCTTCTTCATCAATTATATTTATAAAAAGGTCAGAGTCTTTCAGGATGTTTGCTACAGCAGGAACTGGTATAGGCATTGGGCCGTGGGCACAATTTTGGTAGCCAATCCCTTCATAGAGATCGGAAAAATAAATATTTTCTACTCCCAAATCATCAATCAGACTCGCCACTCCTACTACATCTATGATAGAGTCTATAGCTCCCACTTCGTGGAAGTGGACCTCGTTTATACCTATGCCATGGGCCTTGGATTCTGCCTGGGCAATGATTTCAAAGATCCCTAGAGAATCTTTCTTTACTCTTTCATTTAGGTCTGAAGACCCTATGATTTCTCTGATGTCGGCTAGGTTTCTGTGGACGTGAGCCTCTTTTTTTTCGTGGCCGTGAAGGCCGTATTTACTTTTCTTTTCCTTTAAAATAACATCAAAATTGTAGGCGTCGATCCCATTTTTTACCTTTCTATCAAAGACCAGATCATAGCCCTCTAAATTTAGACTGTCAATGGCCCTTTCCAAAACTTCTTTTCTAGCTCCCAGGTCTAAAAGAGCCCCTATAGTCATATCGCCTGCTATGCCCGAATACATTTCAAAATACAAGTCCATTTTATTTCCCTTCTATAAGTCTATTTATCTGGCAGGCCTGGTAGGCTGCTCCGTAACCATTATCTATATTTACTATGCTGATCCCCTCAGCACAGGAGTTTACCATAGAAAGTAGGGCAGATATACCGCCAAGGCTTGCCCCGTAGCCAACAGAAGTAGGTACTCCTATGATTGGCTTGTCAACGAGCCCCGCAAGGACTGTGGCAAGGGCTGCCTCCATACCGGCTATAGCTATTATGACATTGGCTTTTTTTATATCCTCAATTTGATCCAGGAGCCTGTGGATGCCGGCAACTCCTACATCCCTGTAGGTTTTGACATTAGCTCCTAGAAACCTCGCTGTGATCTCTGCCT
This window of the Anaerococcus mediterraneensis genome carries:
- a CDS encoding LarC family nickel insertion protein; protein product: MDLYFEMYSGIAGDMTIGALLDLGARKEVLERAIDSLNLEGYDLVFDRKVKNGIDAYNFDVILKEKKSKYGLHGHEKKEAHVHRNLADIREIIGSSDLNERVKKDSLGIFEIIAQAESKAHGIGINEVHFHEVGAIDSIIDVVGVASLIDDLGVENIYFSDLYEGIGYQNCAHGPMPIPVPAVANILKDSDLFINIIDEEGEHITPTGAAIVKYYYKETIDKFRIKNIGLGAGNKDFEKSTNILRVMEIEKDKKKL
- the larC gene encoding nickel insertion protein, translated to MGFAMEKLMAVALDTYFTPIFMKKNRPAYKLSVIYKAEDEEKIEDIIFRETTSIGLRKFDLERTTLPRTMKKITYKNKDYYAKQVSFKDEVFTYPEYESAKKLAENEKMTLKDALDLIKTLARE